TCCGGTTATTCCGATGATCCACAGGGTGATCATTGATGTCGATGCGGCGAAGGTAATCCCTATACAGGTAGCACCAGACCCGCATCGTGGCACCCTGAGCGATGATATTTCTTCCAGTGGCACCTTTGATGATGTGGACTGGAGTGATGATAACACTGAGCTGGCATTTGTATCTACTTCCCGCAATCATAAGGAAGAGAAGCTGCGCATTGCTAACGCTACGACCGGTGCGGTGCGTGAGGTTATGCAGGAAAAAGTAGCCACCCAGTACGAATCCGGACAGGACGCGATCAACTGGCGTTATTTTAAGAAGACCAATGAGATCATCTGGTATAGCGAACGCGATGACTGGGGGCACCTGTATCTCTATGACGCTACTACCGGACAGGTAAAGAACCAGATCACCAAAGGTCAATGGCTCGTTACCAGTGTGGAGCGGTTCGATGAGAAGAACAGGGTGATCTATTTCAATGCCTGCGGCCTCGATAAGGTCAATCCTTATTTCAGCCACTTCTGCAAAGTTAACTTCGACGGTACCGGCTTCAAAGACCTGACGCCGGAAGCGGGCAATCATAAGCTGACCTTCGTACCGGGAGAGAAGTACTTCATAGACAGCTATTCACAGCCGGATATTCCTGCGACCACCGTGTTATGCAATGCACAGGGTAAGCTACTCATTACACTGGAAAAGGCCGATATCACCCGTTTGAAAGCGACCGGATGGAAAGCGCCCATGCCGGTATCTGTTAAGGCCCATGACGGCAAAACGGATATCTATGGACTGCTGTTCACGCCTACCAACCTGGATGCAGGTAAGAAGTACCCGATCATTGATTATATCTATCCTGGTCCGCAGGGTGGGGGTGTACGTGACTGGTCGTTTATGGCTGCCCGGAATGACCATCAGGCGCTTGCAGAACTGGGTTTCATTGTAGTCATACTGGAAGGTACCAGTAACCCGCTGCGGAGCAAAAGCTACCATGATATGAACTATGGTAACATGGCGGAGAATACATTACCTGACCAGATCACCGGTATCCGGCAGCTGGCTGCCAGGTATACGTATATCGATACCAGCCGTGTAGGTATCTGGGGACACTCCGGTGGCGGCTTCGCTACCGCTGCCGCCCTTTTCCGTTATCCTGACTTCTTCAAAGTAGGGATCTCTGAATCAGGCAACCATGAAAATCGTAGCTATGAAGATGACTGGGGTGAGCGTTACAACGGCCTGACCTCCGAATCGGACTATGCCAAACAGGCCAATGCCCTCTATGCCGGTAACCTGAAAGGCAAGCTGCTCCTGGCCCATGGTATGATGGATGACAACGTGCCTCCGTATAATACATTACTGGTGATAGATGCACTGACGAAGGCTAACAAGGATTATGACCTGATCGTATTTCCGCACGCCAGACACGGATTTGCAGGAGATGGACCTTATATGATGCGTCGCCGCTGGGATTATTTTGTGCGTAACCTGCTGCATGCGGAACCGCCAAAAGAATATCAGTTGTCAGGCAGACCTGATCCAAGGTATTAACCGCGGTCCATTCAAATAACTTTAGGAAAATAGCATAAGAAAAATAACGCCTGTAACCGGAAGTAGGATTACAGGCGTTATTCTTTATCTGTTGAAGCATGCAGCCGGGAAGGCCTCATGGCCATCCGTTACTCATTCACCTTTGTGGCATTTTGTTTATCCACAGCAATAGCTGCCGGCAGGTTTTTACCATGACACTGGCTATAAGGCTTTCCACTTTTACAGTAACATGGCGCACCAAATTTACCGCCTTCCGTGAGGAACAGCATGACGTTATTGGCAAGGGTATCGTAGTGGTTATACATGTTCCCGGTATAGGTATTGAAATTGATGTTATCGTCTTCCAGCTGTTTACCATATTTCAACAGGAACTCTTTCATCTCGGAGAGCATAATGGCATGATCTACCAGCGGATTGCCGGTGATATTAACCCGGACATTACGGGCCTGCTTGTCTTCAGCGGTGAACCTGTCATCAGGGATGAACATGATCTTTTCTAAAGCAACACGCGGCGGCGTGACATCGGTCAGGTTACCATCGTTATCTTCCCATACGGCGTAATGCTCGCCTTCGCAGATAAAATCACCCTGCCAGATGGCCCAGCCATACACGGGGTTACCCCCGTCTTTCGCCACTTTCTCCTGCACATTGATATAAGACTTTCCTGTCTTCGCTCCGGGTGCCGGCTGTACTGGTATTATTTCATGTTCATAGTCTGATCCGATACGATCAATAAGTTGCTGAACAGGTGTAGTAATGTCAATTGGACTAATCATGCCGTAAAAATACAACACAATACGATAAAATGCTGGGGTACGGCGCCGGCCGCCGTATCATCTGCTGCAGCATCCCGTGATCAGCGTACTCTGGCGGGTTTGCATTATCTTTACGGGTAAGTATAATCCAACAATATGTTTGCTGCTTTCCAGAAATATTTAACCGATAAGATTGAGCTGTCAGAAGAAGAAATTGCAGCTATTGCTGATGTAGCCGTAGTGAAGAAGCTCCGTAAGAAGCAATACCTGCTGCAGGAAGGGGATGTATGGAAGTATAATGCTTTTGTATGCCGGGGTTTTCTGAAGACGTTCTCGGTAGATAACAATGGTATCGAGCATATACTAAACTTTTCCCCCGAAAACTACTGGACGGGCGACAGGGAGAGCCTTACCAACGGAACACCTTCCCGGCTCAATATTGACGCCATCGAGGATTCGGAAGTATTACTGATTAAGAAAGAGGCATTTGAAGCGCTTTGTCAGCAGATACCTCAATTCAATAACCTGATCAACAGTATCCTGCATAAGAGTTTTCTGATGTCTCAAAGCCGTATTCTTGCGAATATCAGTCTCTCCGCAGAGGAAAAATATCAGCAGTTCCTTGAGAAATATCCCGCTATTGCGAACCGTATTCCCCAGCACATGATCGCGTCATATATTGGTATCACCCCTGAAACCCTGACCCGCATCCGCAGGAACGGGCTTAAGAAATAGCCGTCCCGGAAATCATTGACATTTGTTTGCTTTTTTTTCGGACAATAGTCAATGGATCGGGGCACTGCCTCATACGATCTTTGCATCATCAATAACAATTAAACACAAACGATGAGCAAGATAGTAAACGCAGTAGCGCAACAACAGGCCCCTGCGGCAGTACTCTGGTCTCCTAAAGATGGTATTACCTTACACTGGCAGGTCGGTACACCTGAGAAACCAGCTGCTGTGACGGGTATGGACCTGTTTGTTTTTGAGCAGGGTAAGGTCGCGCATCCTATGTATTTGTAGACGGCAATGAATAATCTTCGTCAGTCTCAGTAAAAGATAATGTTTAACATCATTGCCATGAACAATATTATAGATGCCCTGCAGTGGCGTTATGCCACCAAACGGATGACCGGTGCTACCGTGCCGGATGATAAGCTGAACACAATATTAAAGGCGGCTCATCTGGCGCCTTCCGGAATCGGTTTGCAGCCCTACGAGATCCTGGTGATCAGCAATCCACAACTCAAACAGCAGATCCTGCCTATAGCCATGAACCAGGTTGTGGCAGTGGAATCCTCACATTTACTTGTATTTGCGGCCTGGGATGAATACAGTGCGGAAAGAATTGACCATGTATTTGATCATCTGAATAGGGAACGTGGCACAAATGGGACAACATCTGACAGGCAGCGTCAGTTTGCCAAAAACTTCTTCGGGCAGATGAGCCTGGATGAGAATTTTCACCATGCGGCGAAGCAGGCCCATATTGCATTGGGGCTGGCGGTGGC
The DNA window shown above is from Chitinophaga agri and carries:
- a CDS encoding S9 family peptidase, encoding MNKLLLTASCALVTCSLYAQQPVTVDAYRFAESRLIYNTAPLVDNNVVSPEWLEDGRFWYRVLTARGSEFILVNPAKATRSAAFDQEKLAASLSKATGISYKAYALPFRAFHFLNNNKSIGFEIAGYEWTCDLQSYQCQKVEGHLGDAHSGNGRGGVLSPDGKLIAFIKDDNLWVRELPGGKERALTTDGVKNFGYATDNAGWRSSDNPVLRWSHDSRKIATFKQDQREVSDMYLVTTNIGKPVLKTWKYPLAGDPVIPMIHRVIIDVDAAKVIPIQVAPDPHRGTLSDDISSSGTFDDVDWSDDNTELAFVSTSRNHKEEKLRIANATTGAVREVMQEKVATQYESGQDAINWRYFKKTNEIIWYSERDDWGHLYLYDATTGQVKNQITKGQWLVTSVERFDEKNRVIYFNACGLDKVNPYFSHFCKVNFDGTGFKDLTPEAGNHKLTFVPGEKYFIDSYSQPDIPATTVLCNAQGKLLITLEKADITRLKATGWKAPMPVSVKAHDGKTDIYGLLFTPTNLDAGKKYPIIDYIYPGPQGGGVRDWSFMAARNDHQALAELGFIVVILEGTSNPLRSKSYHDMNYGNMAENTLPDQITGIRQLAARYTYIDTSRVGIWGHSGGGFATAAALFRYPDFFKVGISESGNHENRSYEDDWGERYNGLTSESDYAKQANALYAGNLKGKLLLAHGMMDDNVPPYNTLLVIDALTKANKDYDLIVFPHARHGFAGDGPYMMRRRWDYFVRNLLHAEPPKEYQLSGRPDPRY
- a CDS encoding nitroreductase family protein, producing the protein MNNIIDALQWRYATKRMTGATVPDDKLNTILKAAHLAPSGIGLQPYEILVISNPQLKQQILPIAMNQVVAVESSHLLVFAAWDEYSAERIDHVFDHLNRERGTNGTTSDRQRQFAKNFFGQMSLDENFHHAAKQAHIALGLAVAAAALEGVDATPMEGFNAAALDEFLHLPQKGLRSSMLLALGYRDEANDWNLSLKKVRKPFDELVTTLK
- a CDS encoding Crp/Fnr family transcriptional regulator, with translation MFAAFQKYLTDKIELSEEEIAAIADVAVVKKLRKKQYLLQEGDVWKYNAFVCRGFLKTFSVDNNGIEHILNFSPENYWTGDRESLTNGTPSRLNIDAIEDSEVLLIKKEAFEALCQQIPQFNNLINSILHKSFLMSQSRILANISLSAEEKYQQFLEKYPAIANRIPQHMIASYIGITPETLTRIRRNGLKK
- a CDS encoding SEC-C domain-containing protein, producing MISPIDITTPVQQLIDRIGSDYEHEIIPVQPAPGAKTGKSYINVQEKVAKDGGNPVYGWAIWQGDFICEGEHYAVWEDNDGNLTDVTPPRVALEKIMFIPDDRFTAEDKQARNVRVNITGNPLVDHAIMLSEMKEFLLKYGKQLEDDNINFNTYTGNMYNHYDTLANNVMLFLTEGGKFGAPCYCKSGKPYSQCHGKNLPAAIAVDKQNATKVNE